In the Pseudomonas sp. DTU_2021_1001937_2_SI_NGA_ILE_001 genome, one interval contains:
- the radC gene encoding RadC family protein: MSIRNWPAPERPRERLLSLGAARLSDAELLAIFLRTGVSGRSAVDLARHLLSEFGGLRALLEADLPAFCAHLGLGPAKFAQLQAVLEMSRRHLAESLRRDSALENPQQVRHYLKSLLRHEPHEVFGCVFLDSKHRVLAFEVLFQGSINTAYVHPRQVVKRALAHNAASVILCHNHPSGVSEPSRADIELTKRLTQALALVDVVVLDHVIVGDGDPLSLVERGLM, translated from the coding sequence ATGAGTATTCGCAACTGGCCTGCGCCGGAGCGCCCGCGTGAACGTCTGCTTAGCCTGGGAGCGGCGAGACTGTCCGACGCGGAGCTGCTGGCCATCTTCCTGCGTACCGGTGTGTCCGGGCGCAGCGCTGTAGACCTGGCGCGGCACCTGCTGAGTGAGTTCGGTGGCCTGCGCGCACTGCTTGAGGCCGATCTTCCCGCGTTTTGCGCCCACCTGGGGCTGGGGCCGGCGAAGTTCGCGCAACTGCAGGCCGTGCTGGAGATGTCGCGTCGGCATCTGGCCGAGTCCCTGCGCCGCGACTCGGCGCTGGAAAACCCCCAGCAGGTGCGCCACTACCTCAAGTCGCTGCTGCGCCACGAGCCCCACGAAGTCTTCGGTTGCGTGTTTCTCGACAGCAAGCACCGCGTGCTGGCCTTCGAGGTCCTGTTCCAGGGCTCCATCAATACGGCCTATGTGCACCCGCGCCAGGTCGTGAAGCGTGCCCTGGCGCACAATGCCGCCAGCGTCATCCTGTGCCACAACCATCCTTCCGGTGTCAGCGAGCCCAGCCGTGCCGACATCGAGCTGACCAAGCGCCTCACCCAGGCGCTGGCGCTGGTCGATGTGGTGGTGCTGGACCACGTGATCGTCGGTGACGGTGATCCGCTGTCACTGGTCGAGCGTGGCCTGATGTAA
- a CDS encoding response regulator, with protein sequence MECNEHEATAPAPAPLYGDTLLVVDDDDEIRELLCDYLSEAGYRVLAAADGEQMWQHLQSEPVSLLVLDLMLPGDDGLSLCRQLQGHRDLAVIMLSARGSALDRVIGLEVGADDYVTKPFEPRELLARIKAVLRRSARPEAEHETGLPRSQTFAGHRLDHARRLLVLADRHEVALPRSDYRILSELLAAPERILCREQLTRSAFGRDYQPDDRSVDMCISRLRQHFKSSSGVEIVTLRNEGYLLSLANR encoded by the coding sequence ATGGAATGTAATGAGCATGAGGCCACCGCCCCTGCCCCGGCGCCGCTGTATGGGGACACACTGCTGGTGGTCGATGATGATGACGAGATCCGTGAGCTGCTTTGTGACTACCTGAGCGAAGCGGGCTACCGGGTGCTGGCCGCCGCCGATGGCGAGCAGATGTGGCAACACCTGCAAAGCGAGCCAGTGAGCCTGCTGGTCCTCGACCTGATGTTGCCCGGCGACGACGGCCTGAGCCTGTGTCGCCAGTTGCAGGGCCATCGTGACCTTGCGGTGATCATGCTTTCGGCACGCGGCTCGGCGCTGGACCGGGTGATCGGCCTGGAGGTCGGTGCCGACGACTATGTCACCAAGCCCTTCGAACCCCGTGAACTGCTGGCGCGGATCAAGGCCGTACTGCGCCGCTCGGCGCGACCGGAGGCCGAACATGAAACCGGCCTGCCACGCAGCCAGACGTTCGCCGGCCATCGCCTCGACCACGCGCGCCGCCTGCTGGTCCTGGCCGACCGACACGAGGTGGCCCTGCCACGCTCCGACTACCGCATCCTCAGCGAGCTGCTGGCGGCGCCAGAGCGCATCCTGTGCCGCGAACAGCTGACCCGCAGTGCCTTTGGCCGCGACTACCAGCCCGACGACCGCTCGGTGGACATGTGCATCAGCCGTCTGCGCCAGCACTTCAAAAGCAGCTCGGGGGTAGAGATCGTCACCCTCCGCAACGAAGGCTATCTGCTGAGCCTGGCCAACCGCTGA
- a CDS encoding ABC transporter substrate-binding protein → MRLAALPLLLAPLLLSPLAQAASLAVCTEASPEGFDVVQYNSLTTTNASADVLMNRLVEFDAGSGKLVPSLAQSWSVSPDGLTYDFKLRQGVKFHSTDYFTPSRELNADDVVFTFTRMLDPQNPWHKVAQSGFPHAQSMQLPALIKQVEATDPHTVRFTLNRADATFLATLSMGFASIYSAEYTAQLLKAGTPEKLNTQPIGTGPFVFRRFQKDAAVRYTANPDYFAGKPAIDTLVYAITPDANVRLQKIRRDECQIALSPKPMDIQAASEDKDLKVEKTEAFMTAFVAFNSQHPPFDKPEVRQAVNLAFDKANYLKAVFEGTAEPANGPFPPNTWSYAKNLPGYKHDVAKAKALMAKAGVKEGVKTTIWTRPSGSLLNPNPGLGAQLLQADLKQIGIDAEIKVIEWGELIRRAKAGEHDLLFMGWAGDNGDPDNFLTPQFSCAAVQSGTNFARYCDKTLDKLISDAKATSDQAARSKLYQQAQAQIQQQALWLPLAHPTAAVLARKAVSGYQVNPFGRQDFAKVQVK, encoded by the coding sequence ATGCGCCTTGCTGCACTCCCGCTGTTGCTCGCCCCATTGTTGTTGTCGCCACTGGCCCAGGCCGCCAGCCTGGCCGTGTGTACCGAAGCCAGCCCGGAGGGCTTCGACGTGGTGCAGTACAACTCGCTGACCACCACCAATGCCTCGGCCGACGTGCTGATGAACCGCCTGGTGGAGTTCGACGCGGGCAGTGGCAAGCTGGTGCCCAGCCTGGCGCAGAGCTGGAGCGTGTCGCCAGACGGCCTCACCTACGACTTCAAGCTGCGCCAGGGGGTGAAGTTCCACAGCACCGACTACTTCACACCCAGCCGTGAGCTGAACGCCGACGATGTGGTGTTCACCTTCACGCGCATGCTCGACCCGCAGAATCCCTGGCACAAGGTGGCGCAGAGCGGCTTCCCGCATGCGCAGTCGATGCAGCTGCCGGCGCTGATCAAGCAGGTCGAGGCGACCGACCCGCATACCGTGCGCTTTACCCTGAACCGCGCCGATGCGACCTTCCTGGCCACGCTGAGCATGGGCTTCGCGTCGATCTACTCCGCCGAATACACCGCGCAGCTGCTCAAGGCCGGAACCCCGGAGAAGCTCAACACCCAACCGATCGGCACCGGGCCGTTCGTGTTCCGCCGCTTCCAGAAGGACGCTGCGGTGCGCTACACCGCTAACCCCGACTACTTCGCCGGCAAGCCGGCCATCGACACCCTGGTCTACGCCATCACCCCGGACGCCAACGTGCGCCTGCAGAAGATTCGCCGCGATGAATGCCAGATCGCCCTGTCGCCCAAGCCCATGGACATCCAGGCGGCCAGCGAGGACAAGGACCTCAAGGTCGAGAAGACCGAAGCCTTCATGACCGCCTTCGTGGCCTTCAACAGCCAGCACCCGCCGTTCGACAAGCCCGAAGTGCGCCAGGCGGTGAACCTGGCGTTCGACAAAGCCAATTACCTCAAGGCGGTGTTCGAAGGCACCGCCGAGCCTGCCAACGGCCCCTTCCCGCCCAATACCTGGAGCTACGCCAAGAACCTGCCGGGCTACAAGCACGACGTGGCCAAGGCCAAGGCGCTGATGGCCAAGGCGGGCGTCAAGGAAGGCGTGAAGACCACTATCTGGACACGACCGTCGGGCAGCCTGCTCAACCCCAACCCGGGGCTGGGCGCGCAATTGCTGCAGGCGGACCTCAAGCAGATCGGCATCGACGCCGAGATCAAGGTGATCGAGTGGGGCGAGCTGATCCGCCGCGCCAAGGCGGGCGAACATGACTTGCTGTTCATGGGCTGGGCGGGCGACAACGGCGACCCGGACAACTTCCTGACCCCGCAATTTTCCTGCGCAGCCGTGCAGTCGGGCACCAACTTCGCCCGTTACTGCGACAAGACGCTGGACAAGCTGATCAGCGACGCCAAGGCCACCAGCGACCAGGCCGCGCGCAGCAAGCTCTACCAGCAGGCCCAGGCGCAGATCCAGCAGCAGGCCCTGTGGCTGCCGCTGGCTCACCCGACCGCCGCCGTGCTGGCGCGCAAGGCGGTCAGCGGCTATCAGGTCAACCCGTTCGGGCGCCAGGACTTCGCCAAGGTGCAGGTCAAGTAG
- the coaBC gene encoding bifunctional phosphopantothenoylcysteine decarboxylase/phosphopantothenate--cysteine ligase CoaBC, with protein sequence MQRLYRKRIVLGVGGGIAAYKSAELVRRLRDQGAEVRVVMTRGGAEFITPLTMQALSGNPVHLELLDPAAEAAMGHIELAKWADLILIAPATADLIARLAQGIANDLLTTIVLATDATVAIAPAMNQAMWRDASVQHNTRQLEERGWRVFGPASGSQACGDVGYGRMLEPGELALCAAECFQRLTLTGKHVLITAGPTQENIDPVRYITNHSSGKMGFALAEAAVEAGARVTLITGPVSLPTPDRVTRIDVVSARDMLAACEAAIPCDLFIASAAVADYRPEVVAAHKLKKDPSTGDGLLLQMVRNPDILATIATRPDRPFSVGFAAETEHLLDYAARKLKDKNLDLIVANDVANPSIGFNSEENACSVIDRALHATLFAQTSKGKIARQLIAFIAERMNQV encoded by the coding sequence ATGCAGCGGCTGTATCGAAAACGCATCGTTCTGGGCGTCGGCGGCGGCATCGCGGCCTACAAGAGCGCGGAGCTGGTTCGCCGGCTGCGTGACCAGGGCGCCGAGGTGCGGGTCGTGATGACCCGTGGCGGTGCGGAATTCATCACCCCTCTGACCATGCAGGCCCTGTCGGGCAACCCGGTGCACCTGGAACTGCTCGACCCGGCGGCCGAAGCGGCCATGGGGCATATCGAGCTGGCCAAGTGGGCAGACCTGATTCTCATCGCCCCGGCCACCGCCGACCTCATCGCGCGCCTCGCCCAGGGCATCGCCAACGACCTGCTGACCACCATCGTGCTGGCCACCGACGCCACCGTGGCCATTGCGCCGGCGATGAACCAGGCCATGTGGCGCGACGCCTCGGTGCAGCACAATACCCGCCAGCTCGAAGAGCGCGGCTGGCGGGTGTTCGGCCCGGCCTCGGGCAGCCAGGCCTGCGGCGACGTGGGCTACGGGCGCATGCTGGAACCCGGCGAGCTGGCGCTGTGCGCCGCCGAATGCTTCCAGCGCCTGACCCTGACCGGCAAGCACGTGCTGATCACCGCCGGCCCCACCCAGGAAAACATCGACCCGGTGCGCTACATCACCAACCACAGCTCCGGCAAGATGGGCTTCGCCCTGGCCGAGGCAGCCGTGGAAGCGGGCGCACGGGTGACGCTGATCACCGGCCCGGTAAGCCTGCCGACCCCGGACCGCGTCACACGCATCGACGTGGTCAGCGCCCGCGACATGCTCGCGGCCTGCGAGGCGGCGATTCCCTGCGACCTGTTCATCGCTTCGGCGGCCGTGGCCGACTACCGCCCCGAGGTGGTCGCCGCGCACAAGCTCAAGAAGGACCCCAGCACCGGCGATGGCCTGTTGCTGCAGATGGTCCGCAACCCGGACATCCTGGCGACCATCGCGACCCGCCCGGACCGTCCGTTCAGCGTCGGTTTCGCCGCCGAGACCGAGCACCTGCTCGACTATGCTGCACGCAAGCTCAAGGACAAGAACCTCGACCTGATCGTCGCCAACGATGTGGCTAACCCCAGCATCGGCTTCAACAGTGAAGAGAACGCCTGCAGCGTGATCGACCGGGCGTTGCATGCAACGCTCTTCGCCCAGACCAGCAAGGGCAAGATCGCCCGCCAGCTGATCGCCTTTATCGCCGAACGCATGAATCAGGTTTAA
- a CDS encoding aldehyde dehydrogenase: MTTLTLADWEQRARDLKIEGRAFIQGQYTAAASGATFDCISPVDGRLLAKVASCDSADAQKAVDSARKVFEAGTWSRMAPAKRKATMLRFAGLLRQHVEELALLETLDMGKPISDSSKIDVPGAAQALSWSGEAIDKLYDEVAATPHDQLGLVTREAVGVVAAIVPWNFPLLMACWKLGPALSTGNSVVLKPSEKSPLTAIRIAQLAVEAGIPAGVLNVLPGYGHTVGKALALHMDVDTVVFTGSTKIAKQLMVYAGESNMKRVWLEAGGKSPNIVFADAPDLEAAAQAAASAIAFNQGEVCTAGSRLLVERSIKDRFLPMVVEALKAWKPGNPLDPATTIGALVDTQQMNTVLGYIEAGHADGAKLVTGGKRILEETGGTYVEPTIFDGVNNAMKIAQEEIFGPVLSVLTFDSAEEAIRIANDTQYGLAAAVWTADLSKAHLTAKALRAGSVWVNQYDGGDMTAPFGGFKQSGNGRDKSLHAFDKYTELKATWIKL; encoded by the coding sequence ATGACCACCCTGACGCTTGCCGATTGGGAGCAACGTGCCCGCGACCTGAAGATCGAAGGCCGGGCCTTCATCCAGGGCCAGTACACCGCTGCCGCTTCCGGTGCCACCTTCGACTGTATCAGCCCGGTCGATGGCCGCCTGCTGGCCAAGGTTGCCAGTTGTGACAGCGCCGATGCGCAAAAGGCAGTGGACAGCGCGCGCAAGGTGTTCGAGGCCGGTACCTGGTCGCGCATGGCGCCGGCCAAACGCAAGGCCACCATGCTGCGCTTCGCGGGTCTGCTGCGCCAGCACGTCGAAGAGCTGGCGCTGCTGGAAACCCTGGACATGGGCAAGCCGATCAGCGACTCGTCGAAGATCGATGTGCCCGGCGCTGCCCAGGCCCTGAGCTGGAGTGGCGAGGCCATCGACAAGCTGTACGACGAAGTGGCCGCCACCCCGCATGACCAGCTTGGCCTGGTCACCCGCGAGGCCGTGGGCGTGGTTGCCGCCATCGTGCCGTGGAACTTCCCGCTGCTGATGGCCTGCTGGAAGCTGGGGCCGGCGCTGTCCACCGGTAACTCGGTGGTGCTCAAGCCTTCGGAGAAATCCCCGCTCACCGCCATCCGTATCGCCCAACTGGCCGTGGAAGCCGGCATTCCCGCGGGCGTGCTCAACGTCCTGCCGGGCTACGGCCACACGGTGGGCAAGGCCCTGGCGCTGCACATGGATGTCGACACCGTGGTGTTCACCGGCTCGACGAAGATCGCCAAGCAGCTGATGGTCTATGCCGGCGAGTCGAACATGAAGCGCGTCTGGCTGGAAGCCGGTGGCAAGAGCCCGAACATCGTCTTCGCCGACGCTCCGGACCTCGAAGCGGCGGCCCAGGCAGCCGCCAGCGCCATCGCCTTCAATCAGGGCGAAGTCTGCACCGCCGGCTCGCGCCTGCTGGTCGAACGCTCGATCAAGGATCGCTTCCTGCCCATGGTGGTCGAGGCGCTGAAGGCCTGGAAGCCAGGCAATCCGCTGGACCCGGCGACCACCATCGGCGCGCTGGTCGATACCCAGCAGATGAACACCGTGCTGGGCTACATCGAGGCCGGCCACGCCGACGGTGCCAAGCTGGTCACCGGCGGCAAGCGCATCCTCGAGGAGACCGGCGGCACCTACGTGGAGCCGACCATCTTCGACGGCGTGAACAACGCCATGAAGATCGCCCAGGAAGAAATCTTCGGCCCGGTGCTTTCGGTGCTGACCTTCGACAGCGCCGAAGAGGCCATCCGTATCGCCAACGACACCCAGTACGGCCTGGCTGCGGCCGTATGGACCGCCGACCTGTCCAAGGCTCACCTCACCGCCAAGGCCCTGCGGGCCGGCAGCGTGTGGGTCAACCAGTACGACGGCGGCGACATGACCGCGCCGTTCGGTGGCTTCAAGCAGTCGGGCAACGGCCGTGACAAGTCGCTGCATGCCTTCGACAAGTACACCGAACTGAAAGCCACCTGGATCAAACTGTAA
- the rpmG gene encoding 50S ribosomal protein L33 gives MRELIRLISSAGTGHFYTTDKNKRTTPDKIEIKKYDPVVRKHVIYKEGKIK, from the coding sequence ATGCGTGAACTGATTCGTTTGATTTCCAGCGCCGGTACTGGTCACTTCTACACTACCGACAAGAACAAGCGTACTACTCCCGACAAGATCGAGATCAAGAAGTACGATCCTGTTGTGCGCAAGCACGTGATCTACAAGGAAGGCAAGATCAAGTAA
- the rpmB gene encoding 50S ribosomal protein L28 — MSRVCQVTGKGPVTGNNISHANNKTRRRFLPNLQHHRFWVESEKRFVRLRVSAKGMRIIDKRGIEAVLADLRRDGKI; from the coding sequence ATGTCGAGAGTCTGTCAAGTTACCGGTAAGGGTCCGGTAACCGGGAATAACATTTCCCACGCAAACAACAAAACCCGTCGTCGTTTCCTGCCAAACCTGCAGCATCACCGCTTCTGGGTTGAGAGCGAGAAGCGCTTTGTCCGTCTGCGCGTTTCCGCCAAAGGCATGCGCATCATCGACAAGCGCGGTATCGAGGCCGTTCTGGCTGACCTGCGCCGTGACGGCAAAATCTAA
- a CDS encoding TonB-dependent siderophore receptor, producing MAPFRSTCFHAPAFHSFPLKRSTLLLALGFGTLLGGHSVLAAEALELNAIDVHDSAYTPEDSTGQAGYTVKSTTSSTGLKLTPRQTPQSVTTITQEQMQDRAITNMEQALDAAPGVSMSKMEVGGRTEYRARGYAISNWKVDGLQYPGGTDFSGAGSSLNMDMYERMDVVRGANGLLGGSGDPSATVNLIRKRPTREFGGSAYMTYGSWDKARLGADLNLPLSEDGRLRSRWVVTQQEANSFRDQQSDRSRAALANFEFDLDDATTLGAGFQYEYSKVVGGGWGANIPIWYGNGSKTDLPRSTNVVPSWSFGEYTTRTAFGSLEHRFDNDWALNVHLAQSTTDALNHRGLAKVNSGGGGNYVGYFNEDGSGAILNGLHSSTDTTQQSGQVDLSGPFQAFGRTHQAMFGYNDSRTVAWSPQYTCTMTSGLRSSAPALGCQFRGNNGFAISDWRNGVDDSYYMNASQTGLHSKTTTRLQGLYAATRISVTDPLSVIAGVRTSNYDAVSIATSGTRTSQSESGIVTPYLGAVYDLNDNYSLYASYTDIFTPQSEENAGGGKIEPIRGKSYETGVKGEWFEGRLNAQVAYFRTQQDNKAVTDGANLTPTGAQAYKAGSGTETDGIDLEIAGAITPNWNVYGGYTYLHFRRIDADGRSDPSHLFKASTTYRLSGPLDRLTLGTGVTAQTNIRALSTPAGQPSNGVSRSASDVNWSGYALWNAMARYDISDDTSLTLNANNLFDKHYYTRYGFYAGAIYGDPRNLSLTLRTRF from the coding sequence ATGGCACCCTTTCGTTCTACCTGTTTTCACGCTCCCGCTTTCCACTCCTTCCCTTTGAAACGCTCGACCCTGTTGCTCGCCCTGGGCTTCGGCACATTGCTCGGCGGCCACAGCGTACTGGCTGCCGAAGCGCTGGAGCTGAATGCCATCGATGTGCATGACAGCGCCTATACCCCGGAAGACAGCACCGGGCAGGCGGGCTACACGGTGAAGAGCACGACCAGCTCTACCGGCCTGAAGCTGACCCCACGGCAGACCCCGCAGTCAGTCACCACCATCACCCAGGAACAGATGCAGGACCGCGCCATCACCAACATGGAGCAGGCCCTGGACGCTGCGCCGGGGGTCAGCATGAGCAAGATGGAGGTCGGCGGGCGTACCGAATACCGCGCCCGTGGCTATGCAATCAGCAACTGGAAGGTCGACGGCCTGCAGTATCCGGGCGGCACCGATTTCAGCGGCGCCGGTTCGTCGCTGAACATGGACATGTACGAGCGCATGGACGTGGTGCGTGGCGCCAACGGCCTGCTGGGTGGCAGCGGCGACCCCTCCGCAACCGTCAACCTGATCCGCAAGCGCCCGACCCGCGAGTTCGGCGGCAGTGCCTACATGACCTACGGCAGCTGGGACAAGGCCCGCCTGGGCGCCGACCTGAACCTGCCGTTGTCCGAAGACGGCCGTCTGCGTTCGCGCTGGGTGGTCACCCAGCAGGAAGCCAACTCGTTCCGCGACCAGCAATCCGACCGTTCGCGCGCCGCGCTGGCCAACTTCGAGTTCGACCTGGACGACGCCACCACCCTGGGCGCCGGCTTCCAGTACGAGTACTCCAAGGTGGTCGGCGGTGGCTGGGGCGCGAACATTCCGATCTGGTACGGCAATGGCAGCAAGACCGACCTGCCGCGCAGCACCAACGTGGTGCCGAGCTGGAGCTTCGGCGAGTACACCACCCGCACCGCGTTCGGCTCGCTGGAGCATCGTTTCGACAATGACTGGGCATTGAACGTCCACCTGGCGCAGAGCACCACCGATGCCCTCAACCATCGCGGCCTGGCCAAGGTCAACTCGGGCGGTGGCGGTAATTATGTGGGCTACTTCAACGAAGATGGCAGTGGCGCCATTCTCAACGGCCTGCACAGCTCCACCGACACCACCCAGCAGTCCGGGCAGGTCGACCTGAGCGGCCCGTTCCAGGCCTTCGGCCGTACCCACCAGGCAATGTTCGGCTACAACGACAGCCGCACCGTGGCCTGGTCGCCGCAGTACACCTGCACCATGACCAGCGGCCTGCGCAGCAGCGCGCCGGCGCTGGGCTGCCAGTTCCGTGGCAACAACGGTTTCGCCATCAGCGACTGGCGCAACGGGGTGGACGACAGTTACTACATGAACGCCAGCCAGACCGGCCTGCACAGCAAGACCACTACGCGCCTGCAAGGCCTGTACGCGGCCACCCGGATCAGCGTCACCGACCCGCTGTCGGTCATCGCCGGGGTGCGCACCAGCAACTACGACGCGGTGAGCATTGCCACCTCGGGGACGCGCACCAGCCAGAGCGAAAGCGGCATCGTCACGCCGTACCTGGGGGCGGTGTACGACCTCAATGACAACTACTCGCTGTATGCCAGCTACACCGACATCTTCACCCCGCAGAGCGAGGAAAATGCCGGTGGCGGCAAGATCGAGCCGATTCGTGGCAAGAGCTATGAAACCGGTGTGAAGGGGGAGTGGTTCGAAGGGCGGCTCAATGCCCAGGTGGCCTACTTCCGCACCCAGCAGGACAACAAGGCGGTCACCGACGGAGCGAACCTGACGCCTACCGGCGCCCAGGCCTACAAGGCGGGTTCTGGTACGGAAACCGACGGTATCGACCTGGAAATCGCGGGCGCGATCACGCCGAACTGGAACGTCTATGGCGGCTACACCTACCTGCATTTCCGCCGGATCGACGCCGACGGTCGCAGCGACCCTTCGCACCTGTTCAAGGCTTCGACCACCTACCGGTTGTCCGGTCCGCTGGACCGCCTGACCCTCGGTACCGGGGTGACCGCGCAGACCAACATCCGCGCGCTGTCCACCCCTGCCGGGCAGCCCAGCAACGGTGTGAGCCGCAGTGCCAGCGACGTGAACTGGTCCGGCTATGCGCTGTGGAACGCCATGGCGCGCTATGACATCAGCGATGACACCTCGCTGACGCTCAATGCCAACAACCTGTTCGACAAGCACTACTACACCCGCTACGGCTTCTACGCCGGGGCCATCTACGGTGACCCACGCAACCTGTCGCTGACCCTGCGTACCCGCTTCTGA
- the dut gene encoding dUTP diphosphatase: MHALQAKILDPRIGNEFPLPAYATSGSAGLDLRAMLQQDTVLEPGQTLLIPTGLSIYVEDPGLAALILPRSGLGHKHGIVLGNLVGLIDSDYQGELMVSCWNRGQTPFTIAVGERIAQLVLVPVVQARFELVDEFQQTQRGAGGFGHSGSH; this comes from the coding sequence ATGCACGCTCTACAAGCCAAGATCCTCGACCCTCGCATTGGCAACGAATTCCCGCTGCCGGCCTATGCCACCAGCGGCTCGGCCGGCCTCGACCTGCGCGCCATGCTGCAGCAGGACACCGTGCTGGAACCCGGCCAGACCCTGCTGATTCCCACAGGTCTGTCGATCTACGTCGAAGACCCCGGCCTGGCCGCGCTGATCCTGCCGCGCTCGGGCCTGGGCCACAAGCACGGCATCGTGCTGGGCAACCTGGTCGGCCTGATCGACTCCGACTACCAGGGCGAACTGATGGTTTCGTGCTGGAACCGCGGCCAGACGCCGTTCACCATCGCCGTGGGTGAACGCATCGCCCAGCTGGTGCTGGTGCCCGTGGTACAGGCGCGTTTCGAACTGGTCGACGAGTTCCAGCAGACCCAGCGTGGCGCAGGCGGCTTCGGTCACTCGGGCAGTCACTGA
- a CDS encoding ATP-binding protein, with protein MRALLQRLWPRTLFAQLLVIMVIGVLGIQLASSSIWFDVRFAQVLEAPVRLMARDTAAIIEQVDCQAPLPSGLRTHYQVHCRTQRPERNASTETGRASRRIEMLLTQALHYETGRDYRIHLLATGLTDTQGQPIVWHSLFGLRTAQAHLHFAVQLAQDRWLEVEGEELQGWSGQSAWVLIADYLLRVYALRIVAVLVICLIAVRLCLRPLKRLAEAARGLGDNLEQPPLAIEGSEEVRQAAQAFNSMQQRLKAMLDDQAYFLAAVSHDLRTPLTRMRLLIERVEQERPRERLRHNINEMERMTVQILDYLQSADQHAMQPVDVHALLLRLRQELSTPEEPLPVSGQAAWILANELLLQRCLQNLLGNALRYARQVSVELRTDTQALHIDILDRGPGIPAPLLPGIFEPFVRGDASRNPNSGGYGLGLSIARRVAVLHGGRLDLRNREAGGLTATLSLPLHQATLDQ; from the coding sequence ATGCGTGCCCTGTTGCAGCGCCTGTGGCCCAGAACCCTGTTCGCCCAACTGCTGGTGATCATGGTGATTGGCGTGCTGGGCATCCAGCTGGCGTCCAGCAGCATCTGGTTCGATGTGCGCTTCGCGCAAGTGCTGGAAGCGCCGGTGCGCCTGATGGCGCGGGACACGGCGGCCATCATCGAGCAGGTCGATTGCCAGGCACCGCTGCCCTCCGGCCTGCGCACTCACTATCAGGTGCATTGCCGCACGCAGCGCCCCGAACGCAATGCCTCGACCGAGACCGGCCGGGCCAGCCGGCGCATCGAGATGCTGCTGACCCAGGCCTTGCACTATGAAACCGGCCGTGACTATCGCATCCACCTGCTCGCCACCGGGTTGACTGACACCCAAGGCCAGCCCATCGTCTGGCACAGCCTGTTCGGCCTGCGCACCGCCCAGGCGCACCTGCACTTCGCCGTGCAACTGGCCCAGGACCGCTGGCTGGAGGTGGAAGGTGAAGAGCTGCAGGGCTGGAGCGGTCAGTCGGCCTGGGTGTTGATCGCCGATTACCTGCTGCGGGTCTATGCCCTGCGTATCGTTGCCGTGCTGGTCATCTGCCTGATCGCCGTGCGCCTGTGCCTGCGCCCGCTCAAACGCCTGGCCGAGGCAGCGCGCGGCCTGGGCGACAACCTCGAACAGCCGCCACTGGCCATCGAGGGCTCCGAAGAGGTCCGCCAGGCGGCGCAGGCATTCAACAGCATGCAGCAACGCCTGAAGGCCATGCTCGATGACCAGGCCTACTTCCTCGCGGCGGTCTCCCACGATCTGCGCACGCCGCTGACACGCATGCGCCTGCTGATCGAACGCGTCGAGCAGGAGCGCCCGCGTGAGCGGCTGCGGCACAACATCAACGAGATGGAACGCATGACCGTGCAGATCCTGGACTACCTGCAAAGCGCCGATCAGCACGCCATGCAGCCGGTCGACGTGCACGCCTTGTTGCTGCGGCTGCGCCAGGAACTGTCCACGCCTGAGGAGCCCTTGCCGGTCAGCGGTCAGGCCGCTTGGATTCTGGCCAACGAGCTGCTGCTGCAGCGCTGCCTGCAGAACCTGCTGGGCAATGCCTTGCGCTATGCCCGGCAGGTGAGCGTCGAACTGCGCACCGACACCCAGGCGCTGCACATCGATATTCTCGACCGTGGCCCCGGCATTCCCGCGCCGCTGCTGCCGGGTATCTTCGAACCTTTTGTGCGCGGCGACGCTTCGCGCAATCCCAACTCCGGGGGCTACGGGCTGGGCCTGAGCATCGCCAGGCGCGTTGCCGTGCTGCATGGTGGGCGCCTGGACCTCCGCAACCGGGAAGCTGGCGGGCTGACGGCGACCCTGAGCCTGCCGTTACATCAGGCCACGCTCGACCAGTGA
- a CDS encoding cupin domain-containing protein, with amino-acid sequence MDIQNIVDFAEIATQPQRYRPAPEKILKGDPQQTLYDHYQSPCQQFGAGVWEGEPGQWTVNYTEHEYCEIIHGVSVLRDEQGQGKTLRAGDRFVIPAGFKGTWEVLETCRKIYVIFEKNDRHM; translated from the coding sequence ATGGATATCCAGAACATCGTCGACTTCGCCGAAATCGCCACCCAGCCTCAACGCTATCGCCCGGCCCCGGAGAAAATTCTCAAGGGCGACCCGCAGCAGACCCTCTATGACCATTACCAGAGCCCCTGCCAGCAGTTCGGCGCCGGTGTCTGGGAAGGCGAACCGGGACAATGGACGGTGAACTACACCGAGCATGAGTACTGCGAAATCATCCACGGCGTGTCGGTGCTGCGCGATGAGCAGGGGCAAGGCAAGACGCTGCGCGCCGGCGACCGTTTCGTGATCCCGGCCGGTTTCAAGGGCACCTGGGAGGTGCTGGAAACATGCCGCAAGATCTACGTGATCTTTGAAAAGAACGATAGACATATGTAA